The Bacillus sp. SM2101 genome includes the window GGTAATCTTTCTTCCTAATTCTTCATTCTGTAAAATCCCATCTTTTTCTTTTTCTCCTCCCCATGTAATAGCAGAAAAAAACACCATAAATAAACTACTAAACACAAAGATTTCATTAAATCCAACTTCTTTACCTGTAATGATTTTAAAGATTGTAAAACCAAGTACAGCTAAAGTTGCTAATCCGAAAATAAGTCCCCCAACTTTTCTAGTACTCATGATTTATCTTTCTTCCTCCTTTGTATAATAATTGATTACTCTAAATGTCATCTCCTCTTTTAGGATTAAAAACTTCTTCCATAGGTTTATTTAGGTGGAATGCAATATCAAAAGCTAATTGAAGACTGGGGTCATATTTATTATTTTCAATTGCATTTAC containing:
- a CDS encoding helix-turn-helix transcriptional regulator produces the protein MENKIKQYREKKGLSQGKLADLCNVSRQTVNAIENNKYDPSLQLAFDIAFHLNKPMEEVFNPKRGDDI